One part of the Arabidopsis thaliana chromosome 1 sequence genome encodes these proteins:
- the RECQL2 gene encoding RECQ helicase L2 (RECQ helicase L2 (RECQL2); CONTAINS InterPro DOMAIN/s: RQC domain (InterPro:IPR018982), DNA helicase, ATP-dependent, RecQ type (InterPro:IPR004589), DNA helicase, ATP-dependent, RecQ type, N-terminal (InterPro:IPR018329), DNA/RNA helicase, C-terminal (InterPro:IPR001650), Helicase, superfamily 1/2, ATP-binding domain (InterPro:IPR014021), Helicase/RNase D C-terminal, HRDC domain (InterPro:IPR002121); BEST Arabidopsis thaliana protein match is: DNA helicase (RECQl4A) (TAIR:AT1G10930.1); Has 27972 Blast hits to 27909 proteins in 2839 species: Archae - 320; Bacteria - 17784; Metazoa - 2771; Fungi - 1804; Plants - 1361; Viruses - 12; Other Eukaryotes - 3920 (source: NCBI BLink).) yields MLRGGTTLVVSPLLSLIQDQVMGLAALGISAYMLTSTSGKENEKFVYKALEKGEDDLKILYVTPEKVSKSKRFMSKLEKCHNAGRLSLISIDEAHCCSQWGHDFRPDYKNLSILKTQFPKVPMVALTATATQKVQNDLIEMLHIPKCVKFVSSVNRPNLFYSVREKSAVGKLVVDEIAEFIRESYSNNESGIVYCFSRKECEQIAGDLRERGISADYYHADMDANMREKVHMRWSKNKLQVIVGTVAFGMGINKPDVRFVIHHSLSKSMETYYQESGRAGRDGLPSECILFFRSADVPRQSSMVFYEYSGLQNLYDIVRYCQSKTKCRRSAFFRHFGEPSQDCNGMCDNCALSSEVKEVDVSDLSKLVVSMVQETQAKDQRVTMLQLGDKLRNKHKDLIAELKRDEVEHLVIKLIVDSVLKEEFQHTPYSTNAYVTMGPLANQLLQGRKTIKMETSSRQTKKLKRSITFSGLELKLDELRKEISAADGSILPHTVLSTQQIGSISSQKPVSLQELESIIGKLKTEKYGDRILEEVMRHEAVSEQLVEDPTKEETCKSRLRKRAKTQKDVVLVESSGEEEA; encoded by the exons ATGCTTCGTGGTGGGACAACTCTTGTTGTCAGTCCTCTACTTTCACTGATTCAGGATCAG GTTATGGGTTTGGCTGCTCTAGGAATCTCAGCCTACATGCTGACTTCTACTTCTGGCaaggaaaatgagaaatttGTGTACAAGGCACTTGAAAAGGGTGAAGATGACCTCAAGATACTTTATGTAACACCCGAGAAGGTATCAAAGAGCAAAAGATTCATGTCGAAGCTTGAAAAGTGTCACAATGCTGGCCGCCTCTCTCTTATATCAATTGAT GAGGCTCATTGTTGTAGTCAGTGGGGTCATGATTTTCGCCCTGATTACAAGAACTTAAGCATTCTGAAAACCCAGTTTCCCAAAGTTCCCATGGTGGCTTTAact GCAACTGCTACACAGAAAGTTCAAAATGATCTGATAGAGATGCTGCATATTCCTAAATGCGTCAAATTTGTGAGCAGTGTTAACAGGCCAAATCTCTTTTACTCG GTCCGAGAAAAGTCGGCAGTTGGTAAATTAGTGGTTGATGAAATTGCAGAATTCATACGGGAATCATACTCTAACAATGAATCTGGGATAGTCTATTGTTTCTCCCGGAAGGAGTGTGAACAG ATTGCAGGTGATTTACGAGAGCGAGGGATTTCTGCTGATTATTACCACGCAGACATGGATGCAAATATGCGCGAAAAAGTTCATATGCG ATGGAGCAAGAACAAGTTGCAGGTCATTGTTGGAACA GTTGCGTTTGGTATGGGAATCAACAAGCCTGATG TCAGGTTTGTCATCCACCACAGTTTGAGCAAATCAATGGAGACTTACTACCAG GAGAGTGGCCGTGCCGGTCGTGATGGCCTCCCATCCGAATGTATCCTCTTTTTTCGTTCGGCTGATGTTCCCAGGCAG AGTTCCATGGTCTTCTACGAGTATTCTGGTCTCCAAAATCTCTACGATATAGTAAGATACTGTCAG tctaaaacaaaatgtcGTCGAAGCGCATTTTTCCGTCATTTTGGGGAACCATCACAAGATTGCAATG GAATGTGTGACAACTGTGCCTTGTCAAGTGAGGTCAAGGAAGTTGATGTATCGG ACCTGTCTAAGCTCGTGGTTTCTATGGTGCAAGAAACGCAAGCCAAGGATCAAAGAGTAACGATGTTACAGTTGGGTGACAAACTCAGAAATAAGCACAAGGATCTAA TTGCTGAGTTAAAGAGAGACGAGGTAGAACATCTCGTGATAAAACTGATTGTTGACTCGGTATTG AAAGAAGAATTTCAGCACACACCATATTCGACAAACGCTTATGTAACAATGGGACCATTGGCCAACCAATTGTTGCAAG GAAGAAAGACAATCAAAATGGAAACCTCTAGCAGGCAAaccaagaaattgaaaagaagtATTACATTTTCCGGGTTGGAACTCAAGCTCGACGAGCTACGGAAAGAGATATCTGCAGCTGATGGAAGCATACTCCCTCACACAGTCCTCTCAACCCAGCAGATTGGCTCGATAAGTTCCCAAAAACCAGTTTCATTACAAGAG TTGGAGAGTATTATAGGaaaattgaaaacagaaaagtaTGGAGACAGGATTCTAGAAGAAGTGATGAGACACGAAGCAGTCTCTGAACAACTTGTTGAAGATCCAACAAAGGAAGAGACATGTAAAAGCAGATTAAGAAAGAGAGCTAAGACACAGAAGGATGTTGTATTGGTAGAGAGCagcggagaagaagaagcttga
- the RECQL2 gene encoding RECQ helicase L2, with the protein MESEAIQEDLQNLDVELKDVQGQISALIEHQDRLYERKSELKTLLKALAASGSPVASSGGSSAIENWSETFEWDSRADDVRFNVFGISKYRANQKEIINAIMTGRDVLVIMAAGGGKSLCYQLPAMLRGGTTLVVSPLLSLIQDQVMGLAALGISAYMLTSTSGKENEKFVYKALEKGEDDLKILYVTPEKVSKSKRFMSKLEKCHNAGRLSLISIDEAHCCSQWGHDFRPDYKNLSILKTQFPKVPMVALTATATQKVQNDLIEMLHIPKCVKFVSSVNRPNLFYSVREKSAVGKLVVDEIAEFIRESYSNNESGIVYCFSRKECEQIAGDLRERGISADYYHADMDANMREKVHMRWSKNKLQVIVGTVAFGMGINKPDVRFVIHHSLSKSMETYYQESGRAGRDGLPSECILFFRSADVPRQSSMVFYEYSGLQNLYDIVRYCQSKTKCRRSAFFRHFGEPSQDCNGMCDNCALSSEVKEVDVSDLSKLVVSMVQETQAKDQRVTMLQLGDKLRNKHKDLKRRISAHTIFDKRLCNNGTIGQPIVARKKDNQNGNL; encoded by the exons ATGGAAAGTGAAGCAATTCAAGAGGATCTTCAGAATTTAGACGTCGAGTTAAAGGATGTTCAAG GTCAGATAAGTGCTTTGATTGAGCATCAAGATAGGTTATACGAGAGAAAGTCTGAGTTAAAGACATTGTTAAAAGCATTAGCAGCATCAGGAAGTCCTGTTGCATCATCTGGTGGCTCTAGTGCTATAGAGAATTGGTCTGAGACATTTGAGTGGGATTCTCGTGCTGACGATGTTAGGTTTAACGTTTTTGGTATATCCAAGTATAGGGCTAACCAGAAGGAA ATTATTAACGCTATAATGACGGGAAGAGATGTCCTGGTGATCATGGCAGCAGGTGGTGGGAAGAGTCTTTGCTATCAACTTCCAGCTATGCTTCGTGGTGGGACAACTCTTGTTGTCAGTCCTCTACTTTCACTGATTCAGGATCAG GTTATGGGTTTGGCTGCTCTAGGAATCTCAGCCTACATGCTGACTTCTACTTCTGGCaaggaaaatgagaaatttGTGTACAAGGCACTTGAAAAGGGTGAAGATGACCTCAAGATACTTTATGTAACACCCGAGAAGGTATCAAAGAGCAAAAGATTCATGTCGAAGCTTGAAAAGTGTCACAATGCTGGCCGCCTCTCTCTTATATCAATTGAT GAGGCTCATTGTTGTAGTCAGTGGGGTCATGATTTTCGCCCTGATTACAAGAACTTAAGCATTCTGAAAACCCAGTTTCCCAAAGTTCCCATGGTGGCTTTAact GCAACTGCTACACAGAAAGTTCAAAATGATCTGATAGAGATGCTGCATATTCCTAAATGCGTCAAATTTGTGAGCAGTGTTAACAGGCCAAATCTCTTTTACTCG GTCCGAGAAAAGTCGGCAGTTGGTAAATTAGTGGTTGATGAAATTGCAGAATTCATACGGGAATCATACTCTAACAATGAATCTGGGATAGTCTATTGTTTCTCCCGGAAGGAGTGTGAACAG ATTGCAGGTGATTTACGAGAGCGAGGGATTTCTGCTGATTATTACCACGCAGACATGGATGCAAATATGCGCGAAAAAGTTCATATGCG ATGGAGCAAGAACAAGTTGCAGGTCATTGTTGGAACA GTTGCGTTTGGTATGGGAATCAACAAGCCTGATG TCAGGTTTGTCATCCACCACAGTTTGAGCAAATCAATGGAGACTTACTACCAG GAGAGTGGCCGTGCCGGTCGTGATGGCCTCCCATCCGAATGTATCCTCTTTTTTCGTTCGGCTGATGTTCCCAGGCAG AGTTCCATGGTCTTCTACGAGTATTCTGGTCTCCAAAATCTCTACGATATAGTAAGATACTGTCAG tctaaaacaaaatgtcGTCGAAGCGCATTTTTCCGTCATTTTGGGGAACCATCACAAGATTGCAATG GAATGTGTGACAACTGTGCCTTGTCAAGTGAGGTCAAGGAAGTTGATGTATCGG ACCTGTCTAAGCTCGTGGTTTCTATGGTGCAAGAAACGCAAGCCAAGGATCAAAGAGTAACGATGTTACAGTTGGGTGACAAACTCAGAAATAAGCACAAGGATCTAA AAAGAAGAATTTCAGCACACACCATATTCGACAAACGCTTATGTAACAATGGGACCATTGGCCAACCAATTGTTGCAAG GAAGAAAGACAATCAAAATGGAAACCTCTAG